A region of Paroedura picta isolate Pp20150507F unplaced genomic scaffold, Ppicta_v3.0 Ppicta_v3_sca21, whole genome shotgun sequence DNA encodes the following proteins:
- the VASP gene encoding vasodilator-stimulated phosphoprotein isoform X2: MALLKSLSERSGIKQAPETKPKEGRSSMKIRLGRPSKPPETLKQKEEPCPKKSSETVVCTTRATVMLYDDVNKKWVPAGSGPPVFSRIQIYQNPSSNTFRVVGRKMQPDQQVVINSAIIKGLKYNQATPNFHQWRDARQVWGLNFSTKEEAGQFASGMLHALETLDSGNSALPRLTQNGPSVDELAEQQKRQQLEREQQELERERRGPISASPVTPSGAGPLPPPGPPPAPPCPPPMGPPGPPPGAPPGPPPPPGPPPPPGPPPSSVSLGGGPPPAPPLPPPLAPGGGAAGPPSGLAAALAGAKLKKVGKEEGPKAAPSAAAPPSGPGGGGLMEEMSAMLARRRKVAEQVEKSIPKKEDGPAQQEETESAGAKTTDAFRKPWEKTSTTLPRMKSAGALTGSEPTSGGAGDESELERVKQELLQEIRRELQKVKEEIIQAFVTELQKRGSP; this comes from the exons ATGGCCCTGCTCAAAAGCCTCTCTGAAAG ATCCGGGATCAAGCAAGCCCCGGAGACCAAGCCCAAGGAAGGGAGAAGTTCGATGAAGATCAG GCTCGGGCGCCCCTCTAAGCCTCCGGAGACCCTCAAACAAAAAGAAGAACCATGTCCCAAGAAAAGCAG cgaGACAGTCGTTTGCACCACCCGAGCGACTGTGATGCTCTATGATGATGTCAACAAGAAATGGGTCCCGGCCGGGAGTGGGCCCCCGGTCTTCAGCCGGATCCAGATCTACCAAAACCCCTCCAGCAACACTTTCCGGGTGGTGGGACGCAAGATGCAGCCGGACCAACAG GTGGTGATCAACAGTGCCATCATCAAAGGGCTGAAGTACAACCAGGCTACCCCCAACTTCCACCAGTGGCGTGATGCCCGCCAGGTGTGGGGGCTCAACTTTAGCACCAAAGAGGAGGCCGGGCAGTTTGCCAGCGGCATGCTGCATGCGCTGGAGACGCTGGATTCAG gaAATTCTGCCCTGCCTCGGCTCACCCAGAACGGCCCCTCCGTGGACGAACTGGCTGAACAGCAGAAAAG gcagcagctggagagagaaCAGCAGGAGCTAGAAAGAGAACGAAGGGGGCCGATCTCag CATCCCCAGTGACCCCGTCAGGAGCAGGGCCCCTGCCGCCCCCGGGACCACCGCCCGCGCCGCCATGCCCCCCTCCGATGGGACCTCCGGGGCCACCGCCAGGAGCTCCGCCagggccgccccctcccccagggccacccCCACCTCCGGGCCCGCCCCCGTCCTCTGTGTCGCTGGGAGGGGGGCCACCCCCCGCgccgcctcttccccctcccctggcccccggggGAGGTGCTGCGGGGCCACCCAGCGGGTTGGCGGCTGCCCTTGCGGGGGCAAAGCTCAAGAAGGTTGGAAAG GAGGAGGGACCAAAGGCGGCCCCCAGCGCTGCAGCCCCTCCCAGCGGGCCTGGTGGGGGAGGGCTCATGGAGGAGATGAGTGCCATGCTGGCCCGGCG GAGGAAAGTTGCAGAACAGGTTGAGAAATCCATTCCAAAGAAAGAGGACGGCCCTGCACAG caggAAGAGACGGAATCTGCAGGTGCCAAGACCACAG ACGCCTTCCGGAAACCTTGGGAGAAGACCAGCACAACGCTGCCCAG GATGAAATCTGCCGGGGCGCTCACTGGCTCAGAACCCACGAGTGGCGGTGCCGGAGACGAATCCGAGTTGGAGCGGGTGAAGCAG GAACTTCTGCAGGAAATCCGACGGGAGCTCCAGAAGGTGAAAGAGGAGATCATCCAAG cgTTCGTGACGGAGCTGCAGAAGCGGGGGTCTCCAtag
- the VASP gene encoding vasodilator-stimulated phosphoprotein isoform X3 — translation MALLKSLSERSGIKQAPETKPKEGRSSMKIRLGRPSKPPETLKQKEEPCPKKSSETVVCTTRATVMLYDDVNKKWVPAGSGPPVFSRIQIYQNPSSNTFRVVGRKMQPDQQVVINSAIIKGLKYNQATPNFHQWRDARQVWGLNFSTKEEAGQFASGMLHALETLDSGNSALPRLTQNGPSVDELAEQQKRQQLEREQQELERERRGPISASPVTPSGAGPLPPPGPPPAPPCPPPMGPPGPPPGAPPGPPPPPGPPPPPGPPPSSVSLGGGPPPAPPLPPPLAPGGGAAGPPSGLAAALAGAKLKKVGKEEGPKAAPSAAAPPSGPGGGGLMEEMSAMLARRRKVAEQVEKSIPKKEDGPAQEETESAGAKTTDAFRKPWEKTSTTLPRMKSAGALTGSEPTSGGAGDESELERVKQELLQEIRRELQKVKEEIIQAFVTELQKRGSP, via the exons ATGGCCCTGCTCAAAAGCCTCTCTGAAAG ATCCGGGATCAAGCAAGCCCCGGAGACCAAGCCCAAGGAAGGGAGAAGTTCGATGAAGATCAG GCTCGGGCGCCCCTCTAAGCCTCCGGAGACCCTCAAACAAAAAGAAGAACCATGTCCCAAGAAAAGCAG cgaGACAGTCGTTTGCACCACCCGAGCGACTGTGATGCTCTATGATGATGTCAACAAGAAATGGGTCCCGGCCGGGAGTGGGCCCCCGGTCTTCAGCCGGATCCAGATCTACCAAAACCCCTCCAGCAACACTTTCCGGGTGGTGGGACGCAAGATGCAGCCGGACCAACAG GTGGTGATCAACAGTGCCATCATCAAAGGGCTGAAGTACAACCAGGCTACCCCCAACTTCCACCAGTGGCGTGATGCCCGCCAGGTGTGGGGGCTCAACTTTAGCACCAAAGAGGAGGCCGGGCAGTTTGCCAGCGGCATGCTGCATGCGCTGGAGACGCTGGATTCAG gaAATTCTGCCCTGCCTCGGCTCACCCAGAACGGCCCCTCCGTGGACGAACTGGCTGAACAGCAGAAAAG gcagcagctggagagagaaCAGCAGGAGCTAGAAAGAGAACGAAGGGGGCCGATCTCag CATCCCCAGTGACCCCGTCAGGAGCAGGGCCCCTGCCGCCCCCGGGACCACCGCCCGCGCCGCCATGCCCCCCTCCGATGGGACCTCCGGGGCCACCGCCAGGAGCTCCGCCagggccgccccctcccccagggccacccCCACCTCCGGGCCCGCCCCCGTCCTCTGTGTCGCTGGGAGGGGGGCCACCCCCCGCgccgcctcttccccctcccctggcccccggggGAGGTGCTGCGGGGCCACCCAGCGGGTTGGCGGCTGCCCTTGCGGGGGCAAAGCTCAAGAAGGTTGGAAAG GAGGAGGGACCAAAGGCGGCCCCCAGCGCTGCAGCCCCTCCCAGCGGGCCTGGTGGGGGAGGGCTCATGGAGGAGATGAGTGCCATGCTGGCCCGGCG GAGGAAAGTTGCAGAACAGGTTGAGAAATCCATTCCAAAGAAAGAGGACGGCCCTGCACAG gAAGAGACGGAATCTGCAGGTGCCAAGACCACAG ACGCCTTCCGGAAACCTTGGGAGAAGACCAGCACAACGCTGCCCAG GATGAAATCTGCCGGGGCGCTCACTGGCTCAGAACCCACGAGTGGCGGTGCCGGAGACGAATCCGAGTTGGAGCGGGTGAAGCAG GAACTTCTGCAGGAAATCCGACGGGAGCTCCAGAAGGTGAAAGAGGAGATCATCCAAG cgTTCGTGACGGAGCTGCAGAAGCGGGGGTCTCCAtag
- the VASP gene encoding vasodilator-stimulated phosphoprotein isoform X4, producing MSETVVCTTRATVMLYDDVNKKWVPAGSGPPVFSRIQIYQNPSSNTFRVVGRKMQPDQQVVINSAIIKGLKYNQATPNFHQWRDARQVWGLNFSTKEEAGQFASGMLHALETLDSGNSALPRLTQNGPSVDELAEQQKRQQLEREQQELERERRGPISASPVTPSGAGPLPPPGPPPAPPCPPPMGPPGPPPGAPPGPPPPPGPPPPPGPPPSSVSLGGGPPPAPPLPPPLAPGGGAAGPPSGLAAALAGAKLKKVGKEEGPKAAPSAAAPPSGPGGGGLMEEMSAMLARRRKVAEQVEKSIPKKEDGPAQQEETESAGAKTTDAFRKPWEKTSTTLPRKSAIPRNFAVPAPARTPVGQFRMKSAGALTGSEPTSGGAGDESELERVKQELLQEIRRELQKVKEEIIQAFVTELQKRGSP from the exons cgaGACAGTCGTTTGCACCACCCGAGCGACTGTGATGCTCTATGATGATGTCAACAAGAAATGGGTCCCGGCCGGGAGTGGGCCCCCGGTCTTCAGCCGGATCCAGATCTACCAAAACCCCTCCAGCAACACTTTCCGGGTGGTGGGACGCAAGATGCAGCCGGACCAACAG GTGGTGATCAACAGTGCCATCATCAAAGGGCTGAAGTACAACCAGGCTACCCCCAACTTCCACCAGTGGCGTGATGCCCGCCAGGTGTGGGGGCTCAACTTTAGCACCAAAGAGGAGGCCGGGCAGTTTGCCAGCGGCATGCTGCATGCGCTGGAGACGCTGGATTCAG gaAATTCTGCCCTGCCTCGGCTCACCCAGAACGGCCCCTCCGTGGACGAACTGGCTGAACAGCAGAAAAG gcagcagctggagagagaaCAGCAGGAGCTAGAAAGAGAACGAAGGGGGCCGATCTCag CATCCCCAGTGACCCCGTCAGGAGCAGGGCCCCTGCCGCCCCCGGGACCACCGCCCGCGCCGCCATGCCCCCCTCCGATGGGACCTCCGGGGCCACCGCCAGGAGCTCCGCCagggccgccccctcccccagggccacccCCACCTCCGGGCCCGCCCCCGTCCTCTGTGTCGCTGGGAGGGGGGCCACCCCCCGCgccgcctcttccccctcccctggcccccggggGAGGTGCTGCGGGGCCACCCAGCGGGTTGGCGGCTGCCCTTGCGGGGGCAAAGCTCAAGAAGGTTGGAAAG GAGGAGGGACCAAAGGCGGCCCCCAGCGCTGCAGCCCCTCCCAGCGGGCCTGGTGGGGGAGGGCTCATGGAGGAGATGAGTGCCATGCTGGCCCGGCG GAGGAAAGTTGCAGAACAGGTTGAGAAATCCATTCCAAAGAAAGAGGACGGCCCTGCACAG caggAAGAGACGGAATCTGCAGGTGCCAAGACCACAG ACGCCTTCCGGAAACCTTGGGAGAAGACCAGCACAACGCTGCCCAG gaAGAGCGCGATTCCGAGGAACTTCGCAGTCCCGGCTCCGGCCCGGACTCCGGTCGGCCAGTTTAG GATGAAATCTGCCGGGGCGCTCACTGGCTCAGAACCCACGAGTGGCGGTGCCGGAGACGAATCCGAGTTGGAGCGGGTGAAGCAG GAACTTCTGCAGGAAATCCGACGGGAGCTCCAGAAGGTGAAAGAGGAGATCATCCAAG cgTTCGTGACGGAGCTGCAGAAGCGGGGGTCTCCAtag
- the VASP gene encoding vasodilator-stimulated phosphoprotein isoform X5, with amino-acid sequence MALLKSLSERSGIKQAPETKPKEGRSSMKIRLGRPSKPPETLKQKEEPCPKKSSETVVCTTRATVMLYDDVNKKWVPAGSGPPVFSRIQIYQNPSSNTFRVVGRKMQPDQQVVINSAIIKGLKYNQATPNFHQWRDARQVWGLNFSTKEEAGQFASGMLHALETLDSGNSALPRLTQNGPSVDELAEQQKRQQLEREQQELERERRGPISASPVTPSGAGPLPPPGPPPAPPCPPPMGPPGPPPGAPPGPPPPPGPPPPPGPPPSSVSLGGGPPPAPPLPPPLAPGGGAAGPPSGLAAALAGAKLKKVGKEEGPKAAPSAAAPPSGPGGGGLMEEMSAMLARRRKVAEQVEKSIPKKEDGPAQQEETESAGAKTTDAFRKPWEKTSTTLPRKSAIPRNFAVPAPARTPVGQFRMKSAGALTGSEPTSGGAGDESELERVKQELLQEIRRELQKVKEEIIQAFVTELQKRGSP; translated from the exons ATGGCCCTGCTCAAAAGCCTCTCTGAAAG ATCCGGGATCAAGCAAGCCCCGGAGACCAAGCCCAAGGAAGGGAGAAGTTCGATGAAGATCAG GCTCGGGCGCCCCTCTAAGCCTCCGGAGACCCTCAAACAAAAAGAAGAACCATGTCCCAAGAAAAGCAG cgaGACAGTCGTTTGCACCACCCGAGCGACTGTGATGCTCTATGATGATGTCAACAAGAAATGGGTCCCGGCCGGGAGTGGGCCCCCGGTCTTCAGCCGGATCCAGATCTACCAAAACCCCTCCAGCAACACTTTCCGGGTGGTGGGACGCAAGATGCAGCCGGACCAACAG GTGGTGATCAACAGTGCCATCATCAAAGGGCTGAAGTACAACCAGGCTACCCCCAACTTCCACCAGTGGCGTGATGCCCGCCAGGTGTGGGGGCTCAACTTTAGCACCAAAGAGGAGGCCGGGCAGTTTGCCAGCGGCATGCTGCATGCGCTGGAGACGCTGGATTCAG gaAATTCTGCCCTGCCTCGGCTCACCCAGAACGGCCCCTCCGTGGACGAACTGGCTGAACAGCAGAAAAG gcagcagctggagagagaaCAGCAGGAGCTAGAAAGAGAACGAAGGGGGCCGATCTCag CATCCCCAGTGACCCCGTCAGGAGCAGGGCCCCTGCCGCCCCCGGGACCACCGCCCGCGCCGCCATGCCCCCCTCCGATGGGACCTCCGGGGCCACCGCCAGGAGCTCCGCCagggccgccccctcccccagggccacccCCACCTCCGGGCCCGCCCCCGTCCTCTGTGTCGCTGGGAGGGGGGCCACCCCCCGCgccgcctcttccccctcccctggcccccggggGAGGTGCTGCGGGGCCACCCAGCGGGTTGGCGGCTGCCCTTGCGGGGGCAAAGCTCAAGAAGGTTGGAAAG GAGGAGGGACCAAAGGCGGCCCCCAGCGCTGCAGCCCCTCCCAGCGGGCCTGGTGGGGGAGGGCTCATGGAGGAGATGAGTGCCATGCTGGCCCGGCG GAGGAAAGTTGCAGAACAGGTTGAGAAATCCATTCCAAAGAAAGAGGACGGCCCTGCACAG caggAAGAGACGGAATCTGCAGGTGCCAAGACCACAG ACGCCTTCCGGAAACCTTGGGAGAAGACCAGCACAACGCTGCCCAG gaAGAGCGCGATTCCGAGGAACTTCGCAGTCCCGGCTCCGGCCCGGACTCCGGTCGGCCAGTTTAG GATGAAATCTGCCGGGGCGCTCACTGGCTCAGAACCCACGAGTGGCGGTGCCGGAGACGAATCCGAGTTGGAGCGGGTGAAGCAG GAACTTCTGCAGGAAATCCGACGGGAGCTCCAGAAGGTGAAAGAGGAGATCATCCAAG cgTTCGTGACGGAGCTGCAGAAGCGGGGGTCTCCAtag
- the VASP gene encoding vasodilator-stimulated phosphoprotein isoform X1 — MALLKSLSERSGIKQAPETKPKEGRSSMKIRLGRPSKPPETLKQKEEPCPKKSSETVVCTTRATVMLYDDVNKKWVPAGSGPPVFSRIQIYQNPSSNTFRVVGRKMQPDQQVVINSAIIKGLKYNQATPNFHQWRDARQVWGLNFSTKEEAGQFASGMLHALETLDSGNSALPRLTQNGPSVDELAEQQKRQQLEREQQELERERRGPISASPVTPSGAGPLPPPGPPPAPPCPPPMGPPGPPPGAPPGPPPPPGPPPPPGPPPSSVSLGGGPPPAPPLPPPLAPGGGAAGPPSGLAAALAGAKLKKVGKEEGPKAAPSAAAPPSGPGGGGLMEEMSAMLARRRKVAEQVEKSIPKKEDGPAQEETESAGAKTTDAFRKPWEKTSTTLPRKSAIPRNFAVPAPARTPVGQFRMKSAGALTGSEPTSGGAGDESELERVKQELLQEIRRELQKVKEEIIQAFVTELQKRGSP, encoded by the exons ATGGCCCTGCTCAAAAGCCTCTCTGAAAG ATCCGGGATCAAGCAAGCCCCGGAGACCAAGCCCAAGGAAGGGAGAAGTTCGATGAAGATCAG GCTCGGGCGCCCCTCTAAGCCTCCGGAGACCCTCAAACAAAAAGAAGAACCATGTCCCAAGAAAAGCAG cgaGACAGTCGTTTGCACCACCCGAGCGACTGTGATGCTCTATGATGATGTCAACAAGAAATGGGTCCCGGCCGGGAGTGGGCCCCCGGTCTTCAGCCGGATCCAGATCTACCAAAACCCCTCCAGCAACACTTTCCGGGTGGTGGGACGCAAGATGCAGCCGGACCAACAG GTGGTGATCAACAGTGCCATCATCAAAGGGCTGAAGTACAACCAGGCTACCCCCAACTTCCACCAGTGGCGTGATGCCCGCCAGGTGTGGGGGCTCAACTTTAGCACCAAAGAGGAGGCCGGGCAGTTTGCCAGCGGCATGCTGCATGCGCTGGAGACGCTGGATTCAG gaAATTCTGCCCTGCCTCGGCTCACCCAGAACGGCCCCTCCGTGGACGAACTGGCTGAACAGCAGAAAAG gcagcagctggagagagaaCAGCAGGAGCTAGAAAGAGAACGAAGGGGGCCGATCTCag CATCCCCAGTGACCCCGTCAGGAGCAGGGCCCCTGCCGCCCCCGGGACCACCGCCCGCGCCGCCATGCCCCCCTCCGATGGGACCTCCGGGGCCACCGCCAGGAGCTCCGCCagggccgccccctcccccagggccacccCCACCTCCGGGCCCGCCCCCGTCCTCTGTGTCGCTGGGAGGGGGGCCACCCCCCGCgccgcctcttccccctcccctggcccccggggGAGGTGCTGCGGGGCCACCCAGCGGGTTGGCGGCTGCCCTTGCGGGGGCAAAGCTCAAGAAGGTTGGAAAG GAGGAGGGACCAAAGGCGGCCCCCAGCGCTGCAGCCCCTCCCAGCGGGCCTGGTGGGGGAGGGCTCATGGAGGAGATGAGTGCCATGCTGGCCCGGCG GAGGAAAGTTGCAGAACAGGTTGAGAAATCCATTCCAAAGAAAGAGGACGGCCCTGCACAG gAAGAGACGGAATCTGCAGGTGCCAAGACCACAG ACGCCTTCCGGAAACCTTGGGAGAAGACCAGCACAACGCTGCCCAG gaAGAGCGCGATTCCGAGGAACTTCGCAGTCCCGGCTCCGGCCCGGACTCCGGTCGGCCAGTTTAG GATGAAATCTGCCGGGGCGCTCACTGGCTCAGAACCCACGAGTGGCGGTGCCGGAGACGAATCCGAGTTGGAGCGGGTGAAGCAG GAACTTCTGCAGGAAATCCGACGGGAGCTCCAGAAGGTGAAAGAGGAGATCATCCAAG cgTTCGTGACGGAGCTGCAGAAGCGGGGGTCTCCAtag